In Achromobacter pestifer, the DNA window CTGGCGCTGGAAGGCGTGCTGGGGCGTTTGCAGGGACCGGGACGTTCTGGCGGCTGAGAAGCGCTGCATGCCAAGAAAATCGCCAGCCGGTTTCAAGGGCTGGCGATTTTTCTTGGCGGGATGACCGGCTACGTCGGCACTAGCCTTTCAGGCAGGTGCTCATGAACGTCTTGCGCTTGTCGCCGGTCAGCTGCTGCGAGGTGGCCTTGGCGTTGCAGTCCTTCATCTTCTGCTGCTGCGGCGTGAGTTCCTTGGCGGGCGCGGCGGTTTCGCCTTTCAGGCAGCTGCTCATGTAGGTCTTGCGGTCGTCGCCCTTCTTGCCTTCCGCGGACTTGTTGCAGTCGGCCATGCGCTGCTGCTGCGGCGTGGGCGTCTTGGCGGTGGCGGGAGCTGCGGGCGTCTGGGCAAGGGCTGCGCCGGCGAAACAAGCGGTCAACAGAAAGGCCGAGGCCAACTGGCTGGTACGGGAAAGCATGGGTTCCTCCCTTGGCGCCCGCGCGCCTGGATTCAGTCGCAAAGGCGGGCCGCACGATCCGCCGGCCCAATCGCCGGCCCGGTCATGATCGAACAAACCCGAACCCTGCGCAAGAGTGTGGAAAGTCAAGAATCGCCAAGGCCTTACATGCCCCTGAAACCACGCGCATCTTCGCCCTTGGACGCGCCATCCACGCAGGCGAATTTGCGACCAATCCAAGCACCCTGTTACCCATTCATCCCTTTGCCCCGTTGTGTACAGGACGGGAAAGGTGTGAGATAAGCATGCCCCCAGACGTAGAGGAGGCAATGACCGCCCTGCGGGCCCAAACGGCGTCCGACTCCGCGGCTGCACAGGAGACCAAGATGAGACTTGCCCTTGCTTCGTTTGCGCTGCTTGCCGGCCTGTCCGGCGCCGCCGGCGCGCAGAGCCTGGTCTACGGCGTCACGCTGGGCAACGTCCAGGCCGTGCGCGACGTCAACCAGAACGTGTCGGCCATCACTGGCCTGCTATCCAACCAGTCCGCGCGCCACATCAACAGCGCCATGCTGACCTTCGTGCTGTACGACGCGCAAGACCGCGAAATCGGCCGAGTGCGTGACGACGTCGTCGGCCCGCTGGCCCCCGGCCAGATCAAGCAGATCCGGGCCGTCACGCCGCTGCAGTTCACCCGCGTCACCGCGCTGGGCGTCGACGCCCGCTAGGCGCCCGTTACGGCCTGCCTGCCGGAAAAAACCCTGATTACCACAGGGTCTAGACAGCATGGCGCAAGGTCAAGTATGGGAAAATTCGGTTTGTCGACTCAATAAAAGGGGCTTCCACACGAAGCCCCTTGTTGCGTGCGCCGACGCGCCAGCAAGCCTGGCTTCAGCTACGAGGAAGAAAAGATCATGTTTCCAAAAAGACTCACCGAAGGCTATCAATCTTTCCTGGGGGGCCGTTTCCCTTCGGAAAGCAGCCGATACCAAAAGCTGGCCGAATCGGGACAAAACCCGGAAATCCTGATCATCGGGTGCTGCGATTCGCGCGTCTCGCCTGAAGTCATCTTCGACGCCGGCCCCGGCGAGATGTTCGTCGTGCGCAACGTCGCGAATCTGGTCCCGCCCTGTGAGCCCGACTCGGAATCCTCGTACCACGGCACCAGCGCCGCGATCGAATTCGCGGTCAACGGCCTGAACGTCAAGCACATCGTGGTGCTGGGCCACGCTTCCTGCGGTGGCATCCGCTCCTTCTTCGACGACGCCAAGCCCCTGAGCAAGGGCGATTTCATCGGCAAGTGGATGTCGCAGATCGAACCCGTGGCCGAACGCCTGGGCCCGGGAACCGGCGACCGCCAGGCCAACCTGAAGCGTCTGGAACTGGCCGTGGTCGAGCACAGCCTGAACAACCTGATGACCTTCCCGTCCATCCGCCGCCGCGTGGAAAAGGGCGAACTGGAATTGCACGGCACCTACTTCGGCGTGGCCACCGGCCTGCTGTACCTGCGCGACCCCGCCAGCGGCGAATTCAAGCCCTGCCTCGAGGATCCCACGGCCGGCTAAGCATGGCCGGATAGGCTTGGGCCGCAGGCTTGCCTCACACCCGGCACGCCTGCGCCAGCCTTTTGCAGTTGTTCTTCCACACCCGCGACAGAGCGTCGTTCGATCGCCCGCGCAAAGCCGCCTGCCGGCAGCCAGCCCTTCCCGCGCCGCCCGCACTCCCCCCCAAGACTTCACCGATGCCATAGGCGCGAGCAAGTTGCTGAACCATTTGCGTCGACGGGAAAAGATCAATCGGGCATAATTACGGACGACATTCGTCTGTAAAAATAGAATCAGGGTTAGGTGGCCTCTGGTCTCTCAAATCCGGTTCGGAATGAAGCATGCATGCAACCTTTTGAATTTCCACACTAATCCGGGCGCCTGAGGCGTCGAAGGGACTGATCATGATATCGATGCAAGACAAGCGGGTCCTTGTTACGGGCGCCGGCCGCGGCCTGGGCGCGGCCATCGCGCAGGGTTTTGCGCGCCAAGGCGCGACCGTGATCGTGACCGATGTCAGTGCGGAGCTGGCCGCGGCCACCGCGCAGGCCATCCGCGACACAGGCGGCAAGGCTACCGACGCCGTGCTGGACGTGGCCGATGCCGCCGCCGTCCGCGCCTTCGCGGGGCGGTCCGCCGCCGAACACGGCAATCTGGACATCCTGGTCAACAACGCAGGCATCGGCGCCGCCGAGGTCTTCGACGACCCGAAAACGCCCCAGACCTGGGAGCGCGTGATGAGCGTGAACCTGCAAGGCATCTTCAATGTCACGCACGCCTTCGTCGAGCAGCTGAAGTCCGCGCGCGGCGTCATCGTCAACCTGTGCTCCGTCGTGGCCTATGGCTGCGGCACCGCGCCTGCGAGCTACGTGGTCTCCAAGGGCGGGGTGCGCTCGTTCACCGAGGTGCTGGCGCGCGACCTGGCCCCGCATGGCGTGCGCGTGAACGCCGTCGCGCCGGGCCTGATGGAAACCGAGATGACAGCGGGCCAGCGCTCGCGCCCCCACGCTACCGACTGGTTCACGCAGCGCGCCCCGCTGGCGCGCGCCGGGCAGGCCGACGAAATCGTCGGCCCGGTTCTGTTCCTGGCCTCGGACCTGGCCAGCTACGTGAACGGCGTGGTGCTGCCCGTGGACGGCGGCTATCTGGCCGTGTGAGCGCCCGCCTACACCCGGTACGCCTGCGCCAGCCTTTCGTAGTTGTTCTTCAGGATGATGCCCGCGTAATACACGTGCTCGCGCATCAGATCCTCGGCCCGCGCACCGTCGCGGGCGATGATCGCATTGACGATGCGATGATGGTCGTCATGCGATCTCAGAATGATCCCGTGGTCTTCCCACAGGATGATCCGGTCCGAGGCGTAGGGGATGGCCTGCGCCTGCGTCGCGAACCGCCGCACCCAGGGATTGCCCGCCGCTTCCAGGATGCCGTTGTGCAAGGTGATGTTCACCTGCTGGTACGGCAGATGGTCCTCGGCCAGCAAGACGCCCTTGCCCAGGATCCGGTCCCCTTCGTCCAGGCAGTTCTTCAGCACCGCGACGGCATCGTTCGATAGCCCCCGCAGGGCCGCCTGGCGACAGGCCAGCCCTTCCAGCGCCGCGCGCACCTCATAGGCCGCCACGATTTCACCGATGTCATAAGCGCGCACCGTGTAGCCGCGCTTGGGCAGATGTTCCAGCAAACCCTCATTGCCCAGCGTGGCCAGCGCCGCGCGCACCGGCGTGCGCGACACCCCCAGTTTTTCCGCCAACGGGATTTCTTCCAGGCGGGCGCCGGGGCTGAACTTGCCGTGCAGCACCCAGTCCCGCAGCGTGTCGGTAACGTGTTGAGATAGCGTGTCCATAGCCGCATTGTATACATGAAGAATACATGCGACGTCATTCGCCGCATTGGATTTCCTAGCATCTCCGTAAAACACGATGTAAATCAAACAGAAATCAGGGTAAGCCCCTATACCTGCCATTTCTTCATGTATACATAATCGCAAAAAATTCAAACCAGCGGCCGCGCCTCCCCTAGGCGGACGGCACGCTACCAGGAGACAGCATGTCCAATGTATCCACGCCGGCCGGCACGGGTCCGGCTCCCCGTCTTGCGCTCGTCACGGGCGGCGGCGGCGGCATAGGCGCCCGCGTCTGCCATGAACTGGCCAGCGCCGGATTCCGCGTCGTGGTCTCGGACGTGGACGCCGGGCGCGCCCGCCGCGTGGCCGAGGAGCTGGGCGCGCCGCACGCCTCGCATGCCTTCGACGTCAGCGACGAGAACTCGGTCGAAAACGCGTTCGAACAGATCGAAGCGCGGCACGGCCCCATCGCCGTGCTCGTCAGCGCCGCCGGGCTGCTGCTGTTCCAGGAAGACGGCGAACGCCCGCTCATCAAGGACACCTCCCTGGACATCTGGGAACGCAGCTTCGCCGTCAACGCCCGCGGCGTGTTCCTGTGCGGCCGCGCCTACCTGCGCCGGCGCGAGGCCGCGCCGCTGGCGCACGGCCGCATCGTCACGTTCACCTCTGTCGCGGCGCAGCTGGGCGGCTACCGCTCCAGCGCCTCGTACATCGCGGCCAAGTCCGCGGTGCTGGGCCTGACCAAGGCCATGGCGCGCGAATCCGCTCACCTGGGCGTCACGGTCAACGGCATCGCGCCGGGCCTCATCGATACCGACATGCTGCGCAGCACCGTCACCAGCAGCGGCGCGCTGGCCGCCGCGGCGCAAGCCATTCCGCTGGGCCGCATCGGCACCGCGGACGAGGTGGCCGCCGCCGTGCGCTTCCTGACATCCGAGGAAGCCGGCTACATCACCGGCAGCGTCATCGACGTCAATGGCGGCTACCGCATGCAGTAAGGCATTCCGGCGGCCAGGCCGGCAACGCAGCAAAGCGCCATCCACCAACAAAGGCGCGCATCAAAAAGAACGGGAGACAAAGATGAAGAAAAGCAGTCGCTACGCAGCCGCCGCCGCGCTATGCGCATGGGCGCTGAGCACGGGCGCGCAGGCGCAGCAGGAGCCGGGCATCACCGACAAGACCATCAAGATCGGCCTCTTCGCGCCGCTGTCAGGCAGCGGCATGGCCTATGGTTTTGACGTGCTGAACGCCGCCAAGATGTGGTACGCCAAGGTCAACAAGGAGGGCGGCGTGCACGGCCGGCAAATCGAGCTGGTGATCGAGGACGACCGCTGCAACGCCAATGACCTGGTCGCCGCGGTGAAGAAGCTGAACGAACAGGACAAGGTGTTCCTGCTGAACGGGGGCTCCTGCTCCGCTGCGGTGGTGGCCTCGCGCGAGTACATCGAGCGCGAAAAGGTGCCGCTGGTCATGCTCAACGCCTCGGGCGACGGCGCGCTCTATCCGCCGTCCAAGTACATCTATGGCGCCTTCTCCATTTCCCAGCATGCCGTGGGCGGCTCGATGGTGCAGTTCGCCGCGGAACAGCTCAAGGCCAAGAAGATCGGCTACATCAACCATGACGACGCCTACGGCGGCTGGAACCTGGAGGCCGCGCAGGCCCAGATCAAGCAACTGGGCGACGCGACGCTGCAAGTCCAGTCGGTGAACCCGAATATCACCGACGTCACCGCGCCCATGCTGAAAATCCGTGCTGCCAACGCCGACGTGTTGCTGCTGACCACCTATGCCCGCCCCGCCGCGCTCATCATCAAGAAGGCGCAGGAGCTGGGCTGGAACAAGCCCATCGTGCTGGCGGTGAACGGCACGGCGGACTTGAAGCAATTGGTCGAGAACGTGGGCAACAAGGACGCCTTCAAGAACGTCTACATCCAGGAAGTGCTGTCCGACGTACCTGGCGGCTCCAAGCTGACCTGGATCTACGACATGTACAAGCAGGCCTACCCCGACCTGGCCGCCAAGCCGGGCCACCCGCAGACCTATATGCCCTATGGCCTGCCGCCGGCCATGGCGGTGGTCAATGCGCTGAAGGCCGCCGGCCCCCAGCCCACCCGCGAGAAGGTGTTGCAGGCGCTGGAAACCATGAAGTTCGACTCCGGCGTCATGGCCGGCCCGATCGAGTTCGGCCCGAACGACCGCGCAGCCCAGGAGTCCGCCATCTACATCAAGTTCGACGGCACCAACATGTCGCTCGTGCCCGGCGCCTTCAAGAGCGTCTGGCAATACCAGAAGTAAACCAGCGACCCGCCACGGGTCTGGCCCGCACGCTGGCGCAGCAGCGTGCGGGCTGCCGGAGAACATCATGAGCTTTGCCGATATCTGGCTGTTCCTGCAGCAGGGGGTGCTGTCGGGACTGGTGACGGGCAGCGT includes these proteins:
- a CDS encoding PsiF family protein, producing the protein MLSRTSQLASAFLLTACFAGAALAQTPAAPATAKTPTPQQQRMADCNKSAEGKKGDDRKTYMSSCLKGETAAPAKELTPQQQKMKDCNAKATSQQLTGDKRKTFMSTCLKG
- a CDS encoding FxLYD domain-containing protein translates to MRLALASFALLAGLSGAAGAQSLVYGVTLGNVQAVRDVNQNVSAITGLLSNQSARHINSAMLTFVLYDAQDREIGRVRDDVVGPLAPGQIKQIRAVTPLQFTRVTALGVDAR
- a CDS encoding carbonic anhydrase translates to MFPKRLTEGYQSFLGGRFPSESSRYQKLAESGQNPEILIIGCCDSRVSPEVIFDAGPGEMFVVRNVANLVPPCEPDSESSYHGTSAAIEFAVNGLNVKHIVVLGHASCGGIRSFFDDAKPLSKGDFIGKWMSQIEPVAERLGPGTGDRQANLKRLELAVVEHSLNNLMTFPSIRRRVEKGELELHGTYFGVATGLLYLRDPASGEFKPCLEDPTAG
- a CDS encoding SDR family NAD(P)-dependent oxidoreductase, with translation MISMQDKRVLVTGAGRGLGAAIAQGFARQGATVIVTDVSAELAAATAQAIRDTGGKATDAVLDVADAAAVRAFAGRSAAEHGNLDILVNNAGIGAAEVFDDPKTPQTWERVMSVNLQGIFNVTHAFVEQLKSARGVIVNLCSVVAYGCGTAPASYVVSKGGVRSFTEVLARDLAPHGVRVNAVAPGLMETEMTAGQRSRPHATDWFTQRAPLARAGQADEIVGPVLFLASDLASYVNGVVLPVDGGYLAV
- a CDS encoding GntR family transcriptional regulator, giving the protein MDTLSQHVTDTLRDWVLHGKFSPGARLEEIPLAEKLGVSRTPVRAALATLGNEGLLEHLPKRGYTVRAYDIGEIVAAYEVRAALEGLACRQAALRGLSNDAVAVLKNCLDEGDRILGKGVLLAEDHLPYQQVNITLHNGILEAAGNPWVRRFATQAQAIPYASDRIILWEDHGIILRSHDDHHRIVNAIIARDGARAEDLMREHVYYAGIILKNNYERLAQAYRV
- a CDS encoding SDR family NAD(P)-dependent oxidoreductase, whose amino-acid sequence is MSNVSTPAGTGPAPRLALVTGGGGGIGARVCHELASAGFRVVVSDVDAGRARRVAEELGAPHASHAFDVSDENSVENAFEQIEARHGPIAVLVSAAGLLLFQEDGERPLIKDTSLDIWERSFAVNARGVFLCGRAYLRRREAAPLAHGRIVTFTSVAAQLGGYRSSASYIAAKSAVLGLTKAMARESAHLGVTVNGIAPGLIDTDMLRSTVTSSGALAAAAQAIPLGRIGTADEVAAAVRFLTSEEAGYITGSVIDVNGGYRMQ
- a CDS encoding ABC transporter substrate-binding protein — its product is MKKSSRYAAAAALCAWALSTGAQAQQEPGITDKTIKIGLFAPLSGSGMAYGFDVLNAAKMWYAKVNKEGGVHGRQIELVIEDDRCNANDLVAAVKKLNEQDKVFLLNGGSCSAAVVASREYIEREKVPLVMLNASGDGALYPPSKYIYGAFSISQHAVGGSMVQFAAEQLKAKKIGYINHDDAYGGWNLEAAQAQIKQLGDATLQVQSVNPNITDVTAPMLKIRAANADVLLLTTYARPAALIIKKAQELGWNKPIVLAVNGTADLKQLVENVGNKDAFKNVYIQEVLSDVPGGSKLTWIYDMYKQAYPDLAAKPGHPQTYMPYGLPPAMAVVNALKAAGPQPTREKVLQALETMKFDSGVMAGPIEFGPNDRAAQESAIYIKFDGTNMSLVPGAFKSVWQYQK